The proteins below come from a single Pirellulales bacterium genomic window:
- a CDS encoding SPFH domain-containing protein, whose amino-acid sequence MITEKQLRPTSGWYPLVICLGLVAGAVALFVATIATHPRGPVPAWPFLLAAPMIIAAFVMLFGFQAVAPNNARALLLFGDYQGSITESGFYWVNPFFSKKKISLRVRNFETGSIMTPETKDAAGKILQGKSRTSGRPSKVNDRDGNPVDISAVVVWKVVDTAEALFEVDDYEDFVAVQSEAALRSLASRHPYDSEEHEISLRKNIVEIGEQLRADIQERLNKAGVSVLEARISHLAYAPEIAAAMLQRQQAQAVVAARTKIVEGAVGMVQMALEHLSRDNVVELDTERRAAMVSNLLVVLCSDRHTQPVVNTGTIYH is encoded by the coding sequence ATGATCACGGAAAAGCAGCTTCGACCGACCAGCGGCTGGTATCCGCTGGTGATTTGCCTGGGACTCGTTGCCGGAGCGGTGGCGCTCTTCGTCGCTACCATCGCGACGCATCCGCGTGGCCCAGTCCCGGCTTGGCCCTTCCTGCTGGCGGCGCCCATGATCATTGCGGCATTCGTGATGTTGTTCGGATTTCAGGCCGTGGCGCCGAACAACGCGCGGGCATTGCTGCTATTCGGGGACTACCAGGGGTCGATCACGGAGTCGGGCTTTTACTGGGTCAATCCTTTCTTCTCCAAGAAAAAGATCTCGCTACGTGTGCGCAATTTTGAAACAGGTTCGATCATGACGCCCGAGACGAAGGACGCTGCCGGCAAAATCCTGCAAGGAAAGTCCCGCACCTCGGGCCGGCCGTCGAAGGTCAACGACCGCGACGGCAACCCTGTCGATATTTCGGCCGTGGTCGTGTGGAAGGTGGTCGATACGGCCGAGGCACTGTTCGAGGTCGACGATTACGAAGACTTCGTGGCCGTGCAAAGTGAAGCGGCGCTGCGCAGCCTGGCCAGCCGGCATCCCTACGACAGCGAAGAGCACGAAATCTCGCTGCGCAAGAATATCGTCGAAATCGGCGAACAATTACGGGCCGACATTCAGGAACGTTTGAACAAGGCGGGGGTCAGCGTCTTGGAAGCCCGCATCAGCCACCTGGCGTACGCTCCCGAGATTGCGGCGGCGATGCTCCAGCGGCAGCAGGCACAGGCGGTCGTGGCGGCGAGGACGAAAATCGTCGAAGGGGCGGTGGGAATGGTGCAGATGGCACTTGAGCACCTGTCGCGCGATAACGTTGTGGAACTCGACACCGAACGCCGCGCCGCCATGGTCTCGAATCTGCTGGTTGTGCTATGCAGCGATCGCCACACGCAGCCGGTCGTGAACACCGGCACGATCTATCACTGA
- a CDS encoding CocE/NonD family hydrolase — MSYRSCFFARVPSLLALLLLGALAGTALGQGRDYVVSHYTKFEYRIPMRDGVKLFTAVYVPKDQSQQYPLLLLRTPYSVRPYGADQYKSDLGPSAAFGQQGYIFVYQDVRGRWMSEGEFQHVRPYIADKKGPQDVDETSDTWDTIEWLTKHVPNHNGRVGMYGISYPGFYTSCGMIDAHPALKAVSPQAPVADWFVGDDWHHNGAFFLAHAFSWMSSNDRMRDKPTKKFSFSFDYGTPDGYQFFMNFGPLAEANKRHFKEPMPHWDEVISHPNYDEFWKARNIRPHLKNIRPAVMTVAGWFDAEDLFGTLETYRAVEASSPNIPNVLVMGPWRHGGWARDAGDSLGDVNFNSKTGEFYREKIELPFFEYHLKSKGESVHPEAWVFETGTNQWQKHDAWPPKSAQRRALHLAASGRLSNDAPAASEPVDTHDAYVSDPHRPVPFMRGTFTGMPTRYMLEDQRFAAQRPDVLVYQTEALADDLRIAGPIEVELHVATTGTDADFVVKLIDVYPDDYPDPEPNPSGVRMGGYQQMVRGDVMRGRYRASFENPQPFKPGEPTLVKFVMPDVCHSFRSGHRVMVQVQSSWFPLVDRNPQTFVDIYRAQDSDYQAATQKVFRSAARPSRVTVSVVP; from the coding sequence ATGTCATATCGAAGTTGCTTTTTCGCGCGCGTCCCTTCCTTGTTGGCATTGCTCCTCCTCGGCGCGCTTGCCGGGACCGCGCTTGGCCAGGGACGCGATTACGTCGTCTCGCATTACACGAAGTTCGAGTATCGCATCCCCATGCGCGACGGGGTGAAGCTGTTCACGGCCGTCTACGTGCCGAAGGATCAATCGCAGCAGTATCCACTCTTGTTGTTGCGTACGCCGTACAGCGTGCGGCCCTACGGCGCGGATCAATACAAGAGCGACCTTGGTCCTAGCGCCGCCTTCGGCCAGCAAGGCTACATCTTCGTCTACCAGGACGTGCGCGGGCGGTGGATGTCCGAAGGGGAATTTCAACACGTGCGACCGTACATCGCCGACAAGAAGGGGCCGCAGGACGTCGACGAAACCAGTGACACGTGGGACACGATCGAATGGCTTACGAAGCACGTGCCCAACCACAACGGCCGCGTGGGCATGTACGGCATTTCCTACCCGGGCTTTTACACCTCGTGCGGCATGATCGATGCCCATCCGGCGCTCAAGGCCGTCTCGCCGCAGGCGCCCGTGGCCGACTGGTTCGTCGGCGACGATTGGCACCACAACGGCGCGTTCTTTCTGGCACATGCCTTCAGTTGGATGTCGTCCAACGATCGTATGCGTGACAAGCCGACGAAGAAATTCTCGTTCTCGTTCGATTACGGCACACCGGACGGTTATCAGTTCTTTATGAACTTTGGCCCACTGGCCGAGGCCAACAAGCGCCACTTCAAAGAGCCGATGCCGCACTGGGACGAAGTGATCTCACACCCGAACTACGACGAGTTTTGGAAAGCGCGCAACATTCGTCCGCACTTGAAGAACATCCGCCCGGCCGTGATGACCGTGGCCGGATGGTTCGACGCCGAGGATCTTTTCGGCACTTTGGAAACGTACAGGGCCGTCGAGGCGAGTAGCCCCAATATTCCCAACGTCCTGGTGATGGGACCGTGGCGCCACGGCGGGTGGGCACGCGACGCCGGAGACTCGCTGGGCGACGTGAACTTCAATTCCAAGACCGGCGAGTTCTACCGCGAAAAGATCGAGCTGCCGTTTTTCGAGTACCACCTGAAGAGCAAGGGCGAGTCCGTCCATCCCGAGGCCTGGGTTTTCGAGACCGGCACGAACCAGTGGCAAAAACACGACGCCTGGCCGCCGAAATCGGCGCAGCGACGTGCGCTGCACCTGGCGGCGAGCGGCCGGCTGTCCAACGATGCCCCGGCTGCGTCCGAGCCGGTCGACACGCACGACGCGTACGTCAGCGACCCGCACCGGCCCGTGCCGTTCATGCGCGGCACCTTTACGGGCATGCCCACGCGTTACATGCTCGAAGATCAGCGTTTCGCCGCGCAGCGTCCCGACGTGCTCGTGTACCAGACCGAGGCACTGGCGGATGATCTGCGCATCGCCGGCCCGATCGAGGTCGAATTGCACGTGGCCACGACGGGCACCGACGCGGATTTCGTCGTCAAGCTGATCGACGTTTATCCGGACGACTATCCCGACCCGGAGCCGAATCCTAGCGGCGTACGGATGGGCGGTTACCAGCAGATGGTGCGCGGGGACGTGATGCGCGGCCGCTACCGGGCGAGCTTCGAGAATCCGCAGCCCTTCAAGCCTGGCGAGCCGACGCTCGTCAAGTTCGTGATGCCTGACGTGTGCCATTCGTTCCGCAGCGGGCACCGAGTGATGGTCCAGGTGCAGAGCAGTTGGTTCCCGCTGGTGGACCGCAATCCGCAGACGTTCGTCGACATTTATCGCGCGCAGGATTCCGATTACCAGGCCGCGACGCAAAAGGTGTTTCGTTCGGCCGCGCGGCCATCGCGTGTAACGGTTTCGGTCGTTCCCTAG
- the groL gene encoding chaperonin GroEL (60 kDa chaperone family; promotes refolding of misfolded polypeptides especially under stressful conditions; forms two stacked rings of heptamers to form a barrel-shaped 14mer; ends can be capped by GroES; misfolded proteins enter the barrel where they are refolded when GroES binds) — translation MAKTIAFDQEAREAIRRGVSKLARAVKVTLGPKGRNVILQKSFGSPTVTKDGVTVAKEIDLEDVYENMGARMVREVASKTSDVAGDGTTTATLLAEAIFNEGLKAVVAGVNPLQMKQGIDKAVEDITDKLKKMSISIKSKKEMAQVGTVASNNDTEIGELLAEAMEKVGKDGVITVDEGKSLKTEVEWVEGMQFDRGYLSPYFITDSTKMECVLEDAYILVYEKKIANVKEMVPVLEAVVNAGRPLLIVSEDVEGEALATLVINKLRGTFKCAAVKAPGYGDRRKAMLEDIAILTGGTAVFESLGIKLDNMQLADLGRAKKIVIDKDNTTIIEGAGKSSEIKARIDQIRREIENSTSDYDREKLEERLAKLAGGVAKVNVGAATESEMKEKKARVEDALHATRAAVEEGILPGGGVAILRAASSVKLEGLSHDQEVGYNIILRAARAPLTTIASNAGQDGGIVCERVLEAKGNNGYNAATDTYEDLVKAGIIDPTKVTRTALQNASSVATLLLTSDALIAEKPKDSKKGGGHGGDHDMY, via the coding sequence ATGGCAAAGACCATTGCATTCGACCAGGAAGCCCGCGAGGCCATTCGCCGCGGCGTTTCGAAGCTGGCCCGGGCCGTTAAGGTCACACTGGGTCCGAAGGGCCGCAACGTGATCTTGCAGAAGAGTTTTGGCTCGCCCACCGTCACCAAGGACGGTGTGACCGTGGCCAAGGAGATCGACCTGGAAGACGTCTACGAGAACATGGGCGCCCGCATGGTGCGCGAAGTCGCCTCGAAGACGAGCGACGTCGCGGGGGACGGCACCACGACCGCGACGCTCTTGGCGGAAGCCATCTTCAACGAAGGCCTGAAGGCCGTCGTGGCCGGCGTCAACCCGCTGCAAATGAAGCAAGGGATCGACAAGGCGGTCGAGGACATCACCGACAAGCTGAAGAAGATGTCGATCTCGATCAAGAGCAAGAAAGAAATGGCTCAGGTCGGAACCGTCGCCAGCAACAACGACACCGAGATCGGTGAGCTGTTGGCCGAAGCGATGGAAAAGGTCGGCAAGGACGGCGTCATCACGGTCGACGAAGGTAAGAGCCTGAAGACCGAGGTCGAATGGGTCGAGGGCATGCAGTTCGACCGCGGCTACCTGTCGCCGTACTTCATCACCGATTCGACGAAGATGGAATGCGTCCTGGAAGACGCCTACATCCTGGTCTACGAAAAGAAGATCGCCAACGTCAAGGAAATGGTCCCCGTGCTGGAAGCGGTGGTCAACGCCGGCCGGCCGCTGTTGATCGTATCCGAAGACGTCGAGGGCGAGGCGCTCGCCACGCTCGTGATCAACAAGCTGCGCGGCACGTTCAAGTGCGCGGCCGTCAAGGCGCCCGGCTACGGCGATCGCCGCAAGGCCATGCTCGAGGACATTGCCATCCTCACCGGCGGTACCGCGGTGTTCGAGAGCCTGGGCATCAAACTCGACAACATGCAGCTCGCTGACTTGGGCCGTGCGAAGAAGATCGTCATCGACAAGGACAACACGACGATCATCGAAGGCGCCGGCAAAAGCTCCGAGATCAAGGCGCGCATCGACCAGATTCGCCGCGAAATCGAGAACTCGACGAGCGACTACGATCGCGAGAAGCTCGAAGAACGGCTGGCCAAGCTGGCCGGCGGCGTGGCCAAGGTCAACGTCGGCGCCGCGACCGAAAGCGAAATGAAGGAGAAGAAGGCCCGCGTCGAAGACGCTCTGCACGCCACGCGTGCCGCGGTCGAAGAGGGCATCCTGCCGGGCGGCGGGGTCGCGATCTTGCGGGCCGCCAGTTCGGTGAAACTGGAAGGGCTCTCGCACGATCAAGAGGTGGGTTACAACATCATCCTGCGTGCGGCCCGTGCCCCGCTGACCACGATCGCCTCGAACGCCGGCCAGGACGGCGGCATTGTCTGCGAACGCGTGCTCGAGGCCAAGGGCAACAACGGGTACAACGCAGCGACCGACACCTACGAAGACCTGGTGAAGGCCGGCATCATCGACCCGACCAAAGTCACGCGTACCGCGCTGCAGAACGCTTCGAGCGTGGCGACGTTGCTGTTGACCAGCGACGCTCTGATCGCCGAGAAGCCGAAGGACAGCAAGAAGGGGGGCGGCCACGGCGGCGATCACGACATGTACTAG
- the groES gene encoding co-chaperone GroES, which produces MSTVAKNKKTPSKIKLQPLGDRVVVEREESEERTAGGIVLPDSAKDKPARGTIVAIGDGKLLDDGTRGKLQVKVGDRVLFSSYAGDEFKVGDQELLLMREDDILAVIE; this is translated from the coding sequence ATGTCGACAGTGGCCAAGAACAAGAAGACCCCGAGCAAAATCAAGTTGCAACCGCTGGGCGACCGCGTGGTGGTCGAGCGCGAAGAGTCGGAAGAGCGGACCGCCGGGGGCATCGTTCTGCCCGATTCCGCCAAGGACAAGCCGGCCCGCGGCACGATCGTGGCCATCGGTGACGGCAAGCTGTTGGACGACGGCACCCGCGGCAAGTTGCAGGTCAAGGTGGGCGACCGCGTCCTGTTCAGCTCGTACGCTGGCGACGAGTTCAAGGTCGGCGATCAAGAGCTGCTGTTGATGCGCGAAGACGACATCTTGGCGGTCATCGAGTAA
- a CDS encoding SgcJ/EcaC family oxidoreductase, translated as MIRNLLCLAIFAWASWVPPSWAVAADDAKPSPDEAAIRKAIESYTDAFNKGDAAAVANHFSETGAYIDPITGEREVGREAIAKALADRFSLGLKPKLSVTVDSIRLLDDNVAIEEGTATIITKKSGPEVSTYVAIHVKKDGKWQLDSVRETLLPEPEADDSSPLEELSWMIGRWADKSDGASVETVCNWALDGAFITRSFTIAIEGQPLMSGTQIIAWDAANKRIRSWVFDSDGTFGEGAWTKEEDHWRIRATNTLADGSKATAVQIIKKIDDDSFTFESISRQVDGELLPNVDPITIVRQTND; from the coding sequence ATGATTCGAAATCTCTTGTGCCTGGCCATCTTTGCGTGGGCGTCGTGGGTACCGCCGTCGTGGGCCGTTGCCGCCGACGACGCGAAACCGTCGCCTGACGAAGCCGCCATTCGCAAGGCGATCGAATCGTACACGGACGCTTTCAACAAGGGTGACGCCGCCGCGGTGGCGAATCACTTTTCCGAGACCGGCGCCTACATCGATCCCATCACCGGCGAGCGCGAGGTTGGTCGTGAAGCGATCGCCAAGGCGCTCGCCGACCGATTCTCGCTGGGTCTCAAGCCGAAGCTAAGCGTCACGGTCGATTCGATCCGGCTGCTCGACGATAACGTCGCGATCGAGGAAGGCACCGCTACGATCATTACCAAGAAGTCCGGCCCGGAAGTAAGCACTTACGTCGCCATTCACGTGAAGAAGGACGGAAAGTGGCAATTGGACAGTGTTCGCGAGACTCTCCTGCCCGAGCCCGAGGCGGACGATTCGAGCCCGCTCGAAGAGCTCAGCTGGATGATCGGCCGGTGGGCCGACAAATCGGACGGGGCATCGGTCGAAACCGTGTGCAACTGGGCGCTGGACGGCGCTTTCATCACGCGATCGTTCACGATCGCGATCGAGGGACAGCCGCTGATGTCTGGCACGCAGATCATCGCCTGGGACGCGGCCAACAAGCGTATTCGTTCGTGGGTTTTCGACAGTGACGGCACCTTCGGCGAAGGTGCGTGGACCAAGGAAGAAGATCACTGGCGCATTCGTGCGACCAATACGCTGGCCGACGGCAGCAAAGCCACGGCTGTGCAAATCATCAAGAAAATCGACGACGACAGCTTCACCTTCGAATCGATCAGCCGACAAGTCGACGGCGAGCTCTTGCCCAACGTCGACCCGATCACGATCGTTCGCCAAACCAACGACTAA
- the ftsH gene encoding ATP-dependent zinc metalloprotease FtsH, translating to MILPLIVTGMMLVFYYTGEQNKRSKINYGFFLEELKKNNVAEVVANGARIRGTFKKTPELPAEETAKSGQKAAALKQEFYTDLPSVGTDLDKLLYDKLGPRYAAEEINDGTVMFMLFYLGITVLLLVVMWAMYRRARDQFMGGGILAGFSKSPAKRYELGKKRITFADVAGLEGVKQDLTEVVEFLKNPQKFQRLGGRIPKGTLLMGPPGTGKTLLAKAVAGEANVPFFSISGSEFIQMFVGVGAGRVRDMFKTAKESAPCILFIDEIDAVGRVRGAGLGGGHDEREQTLNQILSEMDGFSPSEAVIVLAATNRPDVLDPALLRPGRFDRHVTVDRPNLKARMAIFKVHCRDVPLADDVDLERLAGGTVGLTGADIRNLVNEAALWATRKGTDKVTMDDFEVARDKILMGPKREEVLSGKEKEMTAYHESGHALLAWIVPGGDRLHKVTIIPRGRALGVTQLLPEEDRLNISETELHARLVFMLGGRAAEKLIFNEYSAGAEDDLKRATQLARRMVTHWGMSERLGPVAYRTSEEHPFLGKEFHEQREFSEHTAQVIDEEVSRILHAAGDRARELLEAHRDKLDAMARQLCEREILDEKEIESIIGPSPNRAATNGHAPHKTPVEPVSTDYSAGA from the coding sequence TTGATTTTGCCGCTCATCGTGACCGGCATGATGCTCGTGTTCTATTACACGGGCGAACAAAACAAGCGGTCGAAGATCAACTACGGCTTCTTCCTGGAAGAGCTAAAAAAGAACAACGTTGCGGAGGTGGTCGCCAACGGCGCCAGGATTCGCGGCACGTTCAAGAAGACTCCCGAGCTGCCGGCAGAGGAAACCGCCAAGAGTGGGCAAAAGGCGGCGGCGCTCAAGCAGGAGTTCTACACCGATCTACCCAGCGTGGGTACGGATCTCGACAAGCTGTTGTACGACAAGCTCGGCCCGCGCTATGCCGCCGAAGAAATTAACGACGGCACGGTCATGTTCATGCTGTTCTACCTCGGCATAACGGTGCTCTTGCTGGTCGTGATGTGGGCCATGTATCGCCGCGCGCGCGATCAGTTCATGGGAGGCGGCATCCTGGCGGGCTTCAGCAAGAGCCCTGCCAAGCGCTACGAACTAGGTAAGAAGCGCATCACCTTTGCCGACGTTGCCGGCCTGGAAGGGGTCAAGCAAGACTTGACCGAGGTCGTCGAATTCCTGAAGAACCCGCAGAAATTCCAGCGCCTCGGCGGACGCATCCCGAAGGGGACGCTGCTCATGGGGCCGCCCGGCACCGGCAAGACGCTATTGGCCAAGGCCGTGGCCGGCGAGGCAAACGTGCCGTTCTTCTCGATTTCGGGCTCGGAATTCATCCAGATGTTCGTGGGCGTTGGCGCCGGCCGCGTGCGCGACATGTTCAAGACCGCCAAAGAGTCGGCTCCCTGCATCCTGTTCATCGACGAAATCGATGCGGTCGGTCGTGTGCGCGGTGCAGGGCTCGGCGGCGGGCACGACGAACGCGAGCAGACGTTGAACCAGATCTTGAGCGAGATGGATGGTTTCAGCCCCAGCGAAGCCGTGATCGTGTTGGCCGCCACCAATCGCCCCGACGTGCTCGATCCGGCGCTCTTGCGGCCCGGTCGCTTCGACCGCCATGTCACGGTCGATCGGCCGAATCTCAAAGCGCGCATGGCGATCTTCAAGGTCCACTGCCGCGACGTCCCTTTGGCCGACGACGTCGACCTCGAGCGGCTGGCGGGCGGCACCGTTGGATTGACCGGCGCCGATATCCGCAACCTGGTCAACGAGGCGGCGCTGTGGGCGACGCGCAAAGGGACTGACAAGGTCACGATGGACGATTTCGAAGTCGCCCGCGATAAGATCCTGATGGGTCCCAAGCGCGAGGAAGTGCTCAGCGGCAAGGAAAAGGAAATGACCGCCTATCACGAATCGGGCCATGCGCTGTTGGCCTGGATCGTGCCCGGCGGCGATCGCCTGCACAAGGTGACGATCATTCCGCGTGGCCGCGCCTTGGGCGTGACGCAACTTTTGCCGGAGGAAGACCGACTGAACATCAGCGAAACCGAGTTGCACGCCCGGCTGGTATTCATGCTCGGCGGTCGGGCCGCGGAAAAGCTGATCTTCAACGAGTACAGCGCGGGGGCCGAAGACGACTTGAAACGGGCCACGCAACTGGCGCGGCGCATGGTCACTCACTGGGGCATGAGCGAGCGGCTGGGGCCCGTTGCGTATCGCACCAGCGAAGAACATCCGTTCCTGGGCAAGGAATTCCACGAGCAGCGCGAGTTCAGCGAGCACACGGCGCAAGTCATCGACGAAGAGGTTTCGCGCATCCTGCACGCAGCCGGCGATCGTGCGCGAGAACTGCTGGAGGCGCATCGCGACAAGCTCGACGCGATGGCCCGACAGCTCTGTGAACGCGAAATCCTGGACGAGAAAGAGATCGAGTCCATCATCGGCCCCTCGCCCAACCGCGCCGCGACCAACGGCCATGCGCCGCACAAGACGCCTGTCGAGCCGGTGAGTACCGATTACTCGGCCGGTGCTTGA
- a CDS encoding alkaline phosphatase D family protein → MSDPRYPSLYPSGPGRSYSRRSFLATTGSLAAAAVWASRAEGAVRRNVAFSDYPFKLGVASGDPSPDGLVLWTRLAPKPLEGGGMPAEPVEVDWQVAADEPFSKVVRQGKTTATPDWGHTVHVEVDGLEPGRWYWYQFKVGSETSPKGRTRTMPPADAAAPPLKFAFASCQHFETGYYTAYEHMLKDDLDLVLHLGDYIYEGAARDDRVRKHVGGKIETLDDYRNRYAQYRGDPALLAMHAAAPWIVTWDDHEVENNYAGPYPEDLKVSQADFLKRRALAYQAYYENMPLRRSALPHGPDMPLYRKLPFGRLANFYVLDTRQYRTDQPCGDGHKKPDASVYDEKAAILGDAQRKWLLDGLGSSHAKWNVLAQQVMVTRIDYAAGDVEVLDMDKWAGYEADRRRLLNFLAERKPANPVVLTGDIHTNWACDITTDYNKQDAKNVGVEFVGTSISSSGDGLRTPRNTETILKENPAVKLYNAQRGYVRCTVTPRQWRTDYQVVEYVTRKGAPVETLASFVVEDGQPRVQKA, encoded by the coding sequence GTGTCTGATCCTCGCTATCCGTCGCTCTATCCGTCTGGTCCCGGCCGCTCGTACAGCCGGCGATCATTCCTCGCCACCACCGGTTCGCTGGCCGCCGCGGCCGTGTGGGCTTCGCGGGCCGAAGGCGCCGTGCGCCGCAACGTCGCCTTCTCCGATTATCCCTTCAAGCTCGGCGTCGCCTCGGGTGATCCGTCGCCCGATGGCCTGGTGCTATGGACGCGTCTGGCCCCCAAGCCGCTAGAGGGGGGCGGCATGCCTGCCGAGCCGGTCGAGGTCGATTGGCAAGTGGCCGCCGACGAACCATTCAGCAAAGTGGTGCGGCAAGGAAAGACGACGGCCACGCCCGACTGGGGCCACACCGTACACGTCGAGGTTGATGGGCTCGAGCCGGGGCGCTGGTACTGGTATCAGTTCAAGGTGGGCAGCGAAACGAGTCCCAAGGGGCGCACGCGCACCATGCCGCCGGCCGATGCCGCGGCGCCGCCACTGAAGTTTGCCTTCGCCTCGTGCCAGCATTTCGAGACCGGCTATTACACGGCCTATGAGCATATGCTCAAGGACGATCTCGACCTGGTGCTGCACCTGGGCGATTATATCTATGAGGGCGCGGCGCGCGACGATCGCGTGCGCAAGCACGTCGGCGGCAAGATTGAAACGCTGGACGATTATCGCAACCGTTACGCCCAGTATCGCGGCGATCCGGCGCTGCTGGCGATGCACGCCGCCGCACCGTGGATCGTGACCTGGGACGATCACGAAGTCGAAAACAACTATGCCGGCCCTTACCCCGAAGACTTGAAGGTCTCGCAGGCTGATTTCCTCAAGCGCCGGGCGCTGGCCTACCAGGCGTACTACGAAAACATGCCGCTAAGGCGTAGCGCACTGCCGCACGGCCCCGACATGCCGCTGTACCGCAAGCTCCCCTTCGGACGGTTGGCGAATTTCTACGTGCTCGACACGCGGCAGTACCGCACCGATCAGCCGTGTGGCGATGGACACAAGAAACCGGACGCCAGCGTGTACGATGAAAAAGCCGCGATCCTGGGCGATGCGCAGCGCAAATGGTTGCTCGATGGCTTGGGCTCTTCGCACGCCAAATGGAACGTTCTGGCCCAGCAGGTCATGGTCACGCGCATCGATTACGCCGCGGGGGACGTCGAAGTGCTCGACATGGATAAATGGGCGGGCTACGAGGCGGATCGCCGCCGGCTGCTCAATTTCCTGGCCGAGCGAAAACCCGCGAACCCGGTGGTCCTGACCGGTGACATTCATACGAATTGGGCCTGCGACATCACCACGGATTACAACAAGCAGGACGCAAAGAACGTCGGCGTGGAGTTCGTCGGCACCTCGATATCTTCGTCCGGCGACGGGCTGCGCACGCCGCGCAACACGGAAACGATTCTCAAGGAAAACCCTGCGGTGAAGCTGTACAACGCCCAGCGCGGTTACGTCCGCTGCACGGTGACGCCGCGCCAGTGGCGCACGGATTACCAGGTGGTGGAGTACGTCACGCGCAAGGGCGCGCCGGTGGAAACACTGGCCTCGTTCGTGGTCGAGGATGGTCAGCCGCGTGTGCAGAAAGCATAA
- a CDS encoding DinB family protein: MNAHDVIKFSLDSATHVVSQMLADLSDADLLRRPAPGCNHINWQVGHCLNGEHQRMSKELPGSVPPLPAGFAEKYSADNAKSDDPAAFCKKEELMRVHAELRKAIVAALDKCSAADLDKPSEGWTPTLGAMFAGMGSLHWLMHVGQWTVVRRELGRPPLF; this comes from the coding sequence ATGAACGCTCATGATGTCATCAAGTTTTCGCTCGATTCGGCGACGCACGTTGTTTCGCAGATGCTGGCCGATCTGAGCGATGCTGATTTGCTCCGCCGCCCGGCCCCTGGCTGCAATCACATCAACTGGCAAGTCGGGCATTGTCTGAATGGCGAGCATCAGCGGATGAGCAAAGAGCTGCCCGGCTCGGTGCCGCCGCTGCCGGCCGGCTTTGCCGAGAAGTATTCGGCCGACAACGCCAAGTCAGACGATCCGGCGGCTTTCTGCAAGAAGGAAGAATTAATGCGCGTTCACGCCGAGCTGCGAAAGGCCATCGTCGCGGCGCTCGACAAGTGCAGTGCCGCCGATCTCGACAAGCCTAGTGAAGGCTGGACGCCGACCCTGGGCGCGATGTTCGCGGGCATGGGCAGCCTGCACTGGCTGATGCACGTCGGCCAATGGACCGTCGTGCGTCGCGAGTTGGGCCGGCCACCGCTGTTCTAG